A window of Pyrus communis chromosome 3, drPyrComm1.1, whole genome shotgun sequence genomic DNA:
GTATTTCTTTCAAAATTAAAGCAtataaaatgtttttagaatccaaaattaatttcaccaaaaaaactttcagttattttaaaacaCTTACATACAAACTCTTAGTTAACTTTAACAtaggaaaattaaaaataaaataaaataaaattttccacgtAGTGAATTTAGAAActgcgtgtatatatatatatgtgtgtgtgtgtgtgtgttatataaaatcaattttgtaattaagtaaaccaaataatgtaaacCATTACTACAGTCTACAAGTTATGTATCCTTTCTTTTCACATTGTTATTATAAAATTTCGAGATGGAAATGGCTCCCCCTTCTACTAATTTCATTTTCGCGAATGTAAAAACGCTCTAATAGTCATTCACGTATGTGAGCAAATATCCATAACAAAATCAATCCTACAATTTATTTCTAATTTCACATTGCAACCTATATTTTTCTAGAAACGGAtttaacacatttttttttacacgCGCATTCTatgcttatttttattgtttagatTGAATGAAGTAAAGAAAATAAGTTGTCAAAATTCTTCAAGACAAAAGACAGCAGATTCTTACTACCAAAtaaagtatttttatttttattttaaaaacaaatgatattatctacactatggGGGTGGGAGAATGTGCTAAGCCTTACAACATGCTAGTCATattaatgtggttcaaatttatctttgacgagaatcgaacctaagaccttacTCTTACAAGTGAAGCAGAATATtgctaaaccgtagtactaaatgacaacAAAGTATATTATTATAATACAATACATATATGATACTTTATTTAGTAGAATAATTAATAACATCACATAACGATATTCTTGGTACAACCAATGGCGGAGCCAGAATTTTGTAATAATGGGGTCATGAGAAATAAGTTTTTcacaaggaaaaaaaacttaatgaatTAACCTACTTATAAGTATAAATACATGTCTCACTTAATACTACTATCTAATGCTATtactctttacttgtaagtgagagtttTTAGGTTCAAGTCTTGTGAATGATGAGTTCACAGCCAATTCATTCCCTCACCCTTGAgtataaatatatcgttgtattaaaaaagtTACCAAATATATGTGATCAGTTGCCATGAGTCTTACAAATGCTCAATTATTAGATCAATTCAATCcattgaaaagaaaactaaaactcCATCATTGATAGTAGGTATGATAATGTAAATTGTGATCAAATTCAAGACTTAATAAGAAGATAGTTGCTGAAACAATTAATGAGAGACGTAATTAAATGAATTCTGTAATATTCTAATTGGCAAGCGAAAGATGAATTAGGAAGTAAAATTCGTATCTCCAATCCCATTGATGAAGCCAAATTCCAAATGGATGGTATGCAAAATACCTAGCACCGCTCCACCTACAGTGCTACACCATCAAATTTGGTCTTCTTTGAACTAATTATGAGGTCAAGACAACAAAATACAAGGAGGAGCATTAGGTTATTGGGGTCGTGAGCATACATTGCCCCCAGTGTAGCTCCGCTACTAGCAGTGGCAGATGCATTGAAGGGCAGGGCTGACCCCCGAACTTTGGTGAATGTCTATGGATACCTTGGGTGCTGACCCTTCGAACTTCGGTGAATGTCCGTGGATACCTTGGGTGCTGCCCTTTTGAAGATTAGAGTTGACTTCATACATGCCTTCCAACTGACTTCAGGCCTACCAAGACTCGATGAATGTCCATGGATACCTTGGGTGTCGCCCCTTGCATACATTAACAGGTGTGCAATATGTCTTTCCAAATAACTTTAGGCCTACCAAGACTCGAAATGGCGATATGCATGCTAtttctggtaaaaaaaaatttgcgcgATGCACACGCTATTCTTACTGACCCCCATAATTTTATTTCTTGGATCCGCCACTGGCTACTGGGTACAATGACAAATCTCtccaaattattcattcattcgATCGTTAGGTAGGACGCGtccattgttttttctttcaatgtTAGTTAATATGAAAATTATGTTGCCATTTTCATCGTATAGAAAATGAGACCATTGTGGTGCCCAAGTCCAACCATCGACATCGGCCGTGCCCACTTTTGTGtatatttatgtaattttgtgCGTCCATGTGTTTTTGGTAAGAGGTCACCCTAGACATGCACGTCCATTCGAAATAATCAAAACCTTTCAAATCTTTCATTTTTGCAGAGCATAAAGCGATTCTCCTTAAAATCATAATTCATTTGCCTAATTCATTTAAAATCCATTTCAAAATcctaaatatataattaataacaGATGTATCATCGTGTCGTATTGACATTTGGATGAGCATGTGAAAACGCTTTCATGTCAAATTCACATCACGTTGGCAAAAATGTGCTTTAAACAATGTAAATGTATGAAACTGATGGACTTGGCAACTACGCTATTGGTGTTTAGAGCATCTTCACCCGCTTTAGGAGGAGGATGGCAAAACAAGGGCAAGGACAATGAAGTTGGCCCTTACTATTTAGTCTAAACAATAATTACTTTTATGCAAGCGTACCCTTTTGTGAATGGTAAAGGCAAtatttacaaatatatatatatttttaattttatatgctTTATAAGTTGGTTCCATGACAACAAAATGATTGTCTAATTTCAATAATATATTTCAAATACATGAAATGAAGACAACAGtagggtatttatagaaaaaatggGGTATTTTTTGGGTACTTTATCTgaattttttaccgttggaataATCCTAATcgttcaatttcaaaattatttatgtTGGACGGCCCATATTGCACCATGTGGCAGCTGCAGaaaaattgcaattttttttaccattgaaaAACCGAACGGTCCAGATTAACTAACTGTTGGAAAACCAATAACTTAGCTTAGAGGAACAAGGAGCTAGTAGGCTTTGGGCTGTGCACGTGCGCGAGCGCCACTCGGTCCATTTCTGTATGCAGCGGGCGCAAGCCCATGTGATTCATGCAAGGGCAGTTGAAAGGGCACAAGCCCTTGGCCCAATTGcccttcctttttttcctctgttGGACTTGCTTTGTTCAACACAATTACAAGGGCAATTGGGGGACTGCTGGAGATGCTCTTAATATCCAAAGACAAAAATCAGTGTACAAAGAACCAAAAAACGAATATAACCCCAACTAAACGAGAAAATTTTTAGTGACCTAATAATACGGTTCGGTACatcaagtgttataatacaagggttggatacttgaaaaaaaaaattcaaccgtTTATGTTATGACACTTGATCTACCGATCAGTATTTTTtcaacacactgaaaaatttctctaaccgaacccaaaagaagaaaataaatagaaagaTTTAAAGCCCAAAAGTCGGCCCAGTTTCGAGCCCTGAAGCGGGAGCTCATTAGGGTTTCATCAAAAAAACAAGAGGGGGTATATAGAGCTGCAACTGTGAGAGTTTGTAGCTTCCACAGATCACAGAGAGCGAGCGGCTTCGGATTTCGGACTTCGGACTTGGGAGCAGTGAAGGAGAGGCGGCGGTGGTCGGCGGAGTTCACCTGAAATCAAGCTTACAACATGGTTCGTAGTTTCATTTTCCTCTGATAATTCCACACGAATTTGCTTTGAATCTTCATACCATCTGTTTCTTTTTGATTTCTGCATGTTTGATGCCGCCATTGATTTTAGAACTTGTATAATCTAGCTCTATTTGTGTATAGATTGAATCAATAGTTTGGACCTatttctgctgctgcttcttgtTTTTAGCTGATTTTTCCTAGTTAAAATTTTATGGGTAATTGTTTGTTTTTGCCAAGAGTTACTGGATAATTGTTAAATTAGGTTATTCGAAGCGAAAAATCTTTGATTTCTTATTCTttgtaatttaaatattttggaTTTTGTGAAATGTATTGGATATTCATATGGCTAAAATTGTGTTATTGGATCATCGTGTCTGCTAATTCTTTGATCGTTATGCGTTATAATTACAATGTTGAAGTGGggttgtttttaattttgtattttttggttGCAACAGGCTCGTGGTTTGAAGAAACATTTGAAGAGGCTCAATGCCCCCAAGCATTGGATGCTCGACAAACTCGGTGGTGCATTTGTAAGTTATATTCTCTatgcatgtgtttttttttaactgaatcGTGCAATGGTTGTAGTTCCTCTAATATTTTATGTGGTAATCGACTAATTCAGTTttggtttcttaattttattgtttaggCTCCCAAGCCTTCGTCTGGACCTCACAAATCCAGGGAATGCCTGCCATTGGTTATCATCTTGCGTAATCGGTTGAAGTATGCTCTGACATACCGTGAGGTCATTTCCATTCTGATGCAACGACATGTTCTCGTTGATGGGAAAGTAAGGACAGATAAGACATATCCTTCTGGTTTCATGGGTATGCACAACGCTCTCTTCTATGATATATTGCTACTTCAGTTGTTCTTAACCATTACTCATGTTGTTATGTCAGCTCTATGATAATTAATTTGAACAATCCTCATGGACAACTAGCTACTTGGTTATCAATTGATGGCTGCTTTAGAGaacctatttttaatttcgaCTGGTTTTCCATATAATAAGACATGTTTATGCTTTATCAATTAGCGAATGTTTCTACCATCATAGGAAGTATTTTGTAAGTTGGTTGGACATTTTAATTGGTGGAGAGTGACCAATGTGTGTCCTGGCATAGGAAACTTTCTTGCTCGTAATTTGGGATCTATTTGTGTGTttagttgtgtttttttttatttttttttatttttttccatctTAGGGTTCAGAATTTATCTATGACTTGTGAGAAGGAAAATTTATGAGCATTGTGCTTTATGTTTTCAGATGTCGTTTCAATCCCCAAGACAAATGAGAACTTCCGTCTTCTTTATGACACCAAGGGTCGGTTCCGTCTCCATTCAATCAGGGATGAAGAAGCAAAGGTTCTTTTCTTCATTCCTCTTGCATTTGTCTCATGGtggttttctttgttaaattaACGTTGCTTTTCTGAATTGATATAGTCTTTATATATGAAAGAATTATTATGGTTGTCTGTACAAGATAACCCAGCACCTATACACAGTGTACTTGATAGAATTGATCAAACTAAGCAGACATGTTAAGACTACCACTTGCcctgctttatttttttttttcttgatgaaAATATATGGAACCATTCAAAATTCACTGGCTGAAGATCTATTGTTCATGTGGATAAGTTTGTCTCATTTAATTGTCATTTCAAGTTTGTATATAGAAACGTCGTAAAAATGTATCAAAAGTTATGCTTTTATGGGATAACATAATTACTTGTTTTCGGCGTTTGCAAGTTATGGAATTGATGTATTAatgttttgatatttgattcaTTAACTCTTGTAGTTCAAGCTCTGCAAAGTCCGATCTGTGCAGTTTGGACAGAAAGGCATTCCGTACATAAACACCTACGACGGGCGTACAATCCGTTACCCAGACCCTCTCATCAAGGCAAATGACACCATTAAGCTGGACTTGGAAACCAACAAGATCACTGACTTCATCAAGTTTGATGTTGGCAATGTGGTCATGGTGACTGGAGGAAGGAACAGGGGGCGTGTTGGAGTAATCAAGAACAGGGAGAAGCATAAGGGCAGCTTCGAGACAATCCACGTCCAGGATGCCA
This region includes:
- the LOC137727731 gene encoding small ribosomal subunit protein eS4 translates to MARGLKKHLKRLNAPKHWMLDKLGGAFAPKPSSGPHKSRECLPLVIILRNRLKYALTYREVISILMQRHVLVDGKVRTDKTYPSGFMDVVSIPKTNENFRLLYDTKGRFRLHSIRDEEAKFKLCKVRSVQFGQKGIPYINTYDGRTIRYPDPLIKANDTIKLDLETNKITDFIKFDVGNVVMVTGGRNRGRVGVIKNREKHKGSFETIHVQDASGHEFATRLGNVFTIGKGTKPWISLPKGKGIKLTIIEEAKKRAAAQATATA